The window TTAAGCATGTCTCTAACTGCTGCTCGAATCGCCGCGCTTCGACTTGGATACATAGTCGCTCTTATAAGTTCCTCAAGTCCTTCTAAATAGGCTTCTGGGAGGAGAAGTGTTACAAGTTTCATCATTTTTCACCTCAACGCTTAGCATATTATGTAGCTATATCATGCCATTATTGAGCATATATGGTTTTTAGCACATGTATGCATGCAATCGTCGTAATCGGTTTAACCGTTTACTGCATGATTAATTGGTCGGATGGTTGGACAGAGAACTCATACCTCATATCCAAGCTTAGTTGCTAAGGCTCTGATTTGGGCTATAAGGATTCGGATGCCTTCCCGAACATTTCCCGGCTCAAACTCAATGTATTCGGCACCTTGTAGAAGTCCTTTCAGTTCCATTCCCGTCATGACGAACGGAAACACGACTTTATCCAGAGCACATGCATATCCTATTTCATGATTAGCCATGATAGATTTCACCAAATTAGGAGTCCAAACAAC is drawn from Candidatus Bathyarchaeota archaeon and contains these coding sequences:
- a CDS encoding TIR domain-containing protein — translated: MSLIENVREEFENFPEIQVVIAEQLRRPGVLLTEKITELMQSCQVVVVVWTPNLVKSIMANHEIGYACALDKVVFPFVMTGMELKGLLQGAEYIEFEPGNVREGIRILIAQIRALATKLGYEV
- a CDS encoding ribbon-helix-helix protein, CopG family, which translates into the protein MKLVTLLLPEAYLEGLEELIRATMYPSRSAAIRAAVRDML